A stretch of Synechococcus sp. MIT S9220 DNA encodes these proteins:
- a CDS encoding ComEC/Rec2 family competence protein, which translates to MKPVFSAGLLLFMACMGATSVRSPVQWLSLVALLVGGLVAWGRASHWPRKVMAGLALMLCLVSARCGTGVMPQPQPGDPSLFIPRDGTSLAVRLVGRIHADGAVTNGRCRSLLDVSSLNGQFSRGRTELTIDPCTTPLLTGSWLELEGELRRPQPGSHPLLARGDERLALQRTWSRLRTDAMHVLRQDWTPLADARRTIAERFTDLAGEQSGGLLAALVLGAAQVSLPQSLREGFRVAGLSHALAASGFHLSVLLGSALACTRTLPAALRLAAGSGAMALFLALAGAQPSVVRAVLMGAAALLIRESGHRSRPLGVLLVTLVLMLLVHPAWGRSVGFQLSAAATVGLMISAGPLEQWIVQNWPQQLQRLAPALSIPLAALFWTLPLQLLYFGAAPLYALLSNLLAAPLLAPLTLAAMALAVMVLLLPAALSAALLPWLIWPVQQLSWWLIILVNWISQWPGAQLLTGPVHPLLVLLFALGLLPWLLPAQQRWRGLSLLWLLLAVCLQVHLQLRDDLIRVEQWGRQWLVLRHRGRAALLSSHGDDLSCRIATRLSHGLGHQRLDWIAVLDPVGTDQQVCWNALARTLQVEQRGRLPLTPGQRLQSDGLSVGVADQRGRMLNVRFGTQFQRLRRSDLRPQSAECSGCEKAAY; encoded by the coding sequence ATGAAACCGGTGTTCAGTGCCGGGTTGTTGCTGTTCATGGCCTGCATGGGGGCGACCTCTGTTCGCTCCCCAGTGCAGTGGCTGAGTCTGGTGGCGCTTCTGGTCGGCGGACTGGTTGCCTGGGGGCGAGCCAGTCATTGGCCGAGAAAGGTCATGGCGGGTCTCGCTTTGATGCTCTGTCTGGTTAGCGCTCGCTGTGGAACTGGGGTCATGCCCCAGCCCCAGCCAGGAGATCCCAGCCTGTTCATTCCTCGTGATGGCACGTCACTTGCGGTGCGCCTCGTGGGCCGCATCCATGCTGACGGTGCTGTGACCAACGGTCGCTGCCGGTCTCTGCTGGATGTCAGCAGCCTTAATGGCCAGTTCAGTCGAGGCCGAACGGAGCTCACCATCGACCCGTGCACGACACCTTTATTGACTGGGTCATGGCTCGAACTTGAGGGCGAACTGCGCCGCCCTCAACCTGGCTCGCACCCGCTATTGGCCCGTGGTGATGAGCGACTGGCTTTGCAACGAACGTGGAGTCGTCTGCGCACCGATGCCATGCACGTGTTGCGGCAGGACTGGACTCCTCTGGCTGATGCACGCCGCACGATTGCTGAGCGTTTCACTGATCTTGCCGGGGAGCAGTCGGGAGGTTTGCTCGCGGCTCTGGTGCTCGGAGCTGCTCAGGTGTCCTTGCCGCAAAGCCTGCGCGAGGGATTCCGGGTGGCTGGCTTATCGCATGCTCTGGCGGCATCCGGATTTCATCTCTCCGTGCTGTTGGGCAGCGCACTCGCTTGCACCAGGACCTTGCCTGCCGCCTTGAGGCTTGCTGCGGGGAGTGGAGCCATGGCGTTGTTTCTTGCCCTTGCGGGCGCGCAGCCATCCGTGGTTCGCGCAGTGTTGATGGGTGCTGCGGCACTGCTGATTCGTGAGAGCGGACATCGCAGTCGCCCGCTGGGGGTGCTCCTGGTCACCCTGGTGCTCATGCTGCTGGTGCATCCAGCCTGGGGGCGTTCCGTCGGCTTTCAGCTCAGTGCAGCGGCGACGGTTGGCCTGATGATTTCGGCGGGCCCCCTGGAGCAATGGATCGTTCAGAACTGGCCCCAGCAATTGCAACGACTGGCTCCGGCGCTTTCGATTCCCCTTGCTGCTCTGTTCTGGACCCTGCCGTTGCAATTGCTGTATTTCGGAGCAGCGCCGCTTTACGCCTTGCTCAGCAACCTGCTTGCTGCTCCGTTGTTAGCTCCACTCACCCTGGCCGCTATGGCACTGGCAGTGATGGTGTTGCTGTTGCCGGCTGCTCTGAGCGCTGCTCTGTTGCCTTGGTTGATCTGGCCTGTGCAGCAGTTGAGTTGGTGGCTGATCATTTTGGTGAATTGGATCAGTCAGTGGCCAGGGGCTCAGCTGCTCACAGGGCCGGTGCATCCCCTGCTTGTGTTGTTGTTTGCGCTGGGGCTGCTCCCTTGGCTACTGCCTGCTCAGCAGCGCTGGCGTGGCCTTTCGCTGCTGTGGCTTCTGTTGGCGGTATGCCTGCAGGTTCACTTGCAGCTGCGGGACGACTTGATTCGTGTGGAGCAGTGGGGTCGTCAGTGGTTGGTGTTGCGCCACCGAGGTCGGGCGGCCCTGTTGAGCAGCCATGGTGATGACCTCAGTTGCAGAATCGCGACGCGACTGAGTCATGGGCTCGGCCATCAACGGCTGGATTGGATTGCGGTCCTCGATCCGGTGGGTACGGATCAGCAGGTGTGTTGGAACGCATTGGCGCGCACGCTTCAAGTGGAACAGAGAGGCCGGCTCCCTCTGACGCCAGGGCAGCGTCTCCAGAGCGATGGACTGAGTGTTGGCGTCGCTGACCAGCGGGGT
- the glyQ gene encoding glycine--tRNA ligase subunit alpha — protein sequence MHFQDIISTLNRFWSEQGCLLLQPYDTEKGAGTMSPHTVLRAIGPEPWAVAYPEPCRRPTDGRYGDNPNRAQHYFQYQVLIKPSPDGIQETYLASLEAMGIRAADHDIRFVEDNWESPTLGAWGVGWEVWLDGMEVTQFTYFQQCGGIDCKPVSIEITYGLERLAMYLQNVESIWDLSWNADRSYGDIWLPFEKGQCHFNFEASNPERLKQLFAIYEAEAADLIESNLPAPALDFVLKCSHTFNLLEARGVISVTERTATIGRIRNLARKVAEAWLAEREALGFPLLKQPAAAAAAVAATAV from the coding sequence ATGCATTTTCAGGACATCATCAGCACTCTCAACCGGTTCTGGTCCGAGCAGGGGTGTCTGCTGTTGCAGCCCTACGACACGGAAAAGGGCGCAGGAACCATGAGTCCGCACACGGTGTTGCGAGCGATCGGACCGGAGCCCTGGGCCGTGGCTTATCCCGAGCCTTGCCGTCGCCCCACCGATGGTCGTTACGGCGATAATCCCAATCGAGCACAGCATTATTTCCAGTACCAGGTGCTGATCAAGCCTTCGCCGGATGGCATCCAGGAGACCTACCTCGCCTCATTGGAAGCGATGGGGATCCGTGCTGCTGATCACGACATCCGCTTCGTGGAAGACAACTGGGAGTCACCGACCCTCGGCGCCTGGGGCGTGGGCTGGGAGGTGTGGCTCGATGGCATGGAGGTGACCCAGTTCACCTATTTCCAGCAGTGCGGCGGCATCGATTGCAAGCCGGTGTCGATTGAGATCACCTATGGGCTTGAGCGTTTGGCGATGTATTTGCAGAACGTTGAAAGCATCTGGGATCTGAGCTGGAATGCCGACCGCAGTTATGGCGATATCTGGCTTCCTTTTGAAAAAGGACAGTGCCATTTCAACTTTGAGGCCTCCAACCCTGAGCGCCTCAAGCAGTTGTTCGCGATCTATGAAGCGGAAGCTGCTGATCTCATTGAAAGCAATCTGCCTGCGCCCGCCCTGGATTTTGTGCTCAAGTGCAGCCACACCTTCAACTTGCTTGAAGCTCGAGGGGTGATCTCGGTGACGGAGCGCACGGCCACCATCGGTCGGATCAGAAACCTGGCCCGCAAGGTTGCCGAGGCTTGGCTGGCTGAGCGGGAGGCGCTGGGGTTCCCATTGCTGAAGCAACCCGCTGCTGCTGCTGCTGCCGTAGCAGCCACCGCCGTCTGA